One stretch of Sporosarcina luteola DNA includes these proteins:
- the yugI gene encoding S1 domain-containing post-transcriptional regulator GSP13: MSKKYEVGEELTGKVTGIQPYGAFVALDEETQGLVHISEITYGFVRDINDYLAVGDEVEVKVLEVDRNAGKISLSIRALQEAPINHQKTGRPRKSLQDKVKEQDAEGFNSLKDKLKDWIDRSGY; the protein is encoded by the coding sequence ATGAGTAAAAAATATGAAGTGGGGGAAGAGTTGACTGGCAAGGTGACAGGCATCCAGCCATATGGAGCGTTTGTCGCACTTGATGAAGAGACGCAAGGTCTCGTCCATATTTCAGAAATCACATATGGGTTTGTCAGAGATATCAATGACTATCTAGCTGTAGGCGATGAAGTGGAAGTGAAAGTGTTGGAAGTCGATCGTAACGCAGGAAAAATCAGCCTTTCCATCCGCGCACTCCAAGAGGCGCCAATCAACCACCAAAAAACAGGCCGACCTCGCAAATCGCTGCAAGATAAAGTGAAAGAGCAGGATGCAGAAGGCTTCAATTCATTAAAAGACAAATTGAAAGACTGGATAGACCGTTCGGGGTATTAA
- a CDS encoding sigma factor-like helix-turn-helix DNA-binding protein, translating to MEDVEKRILQGDQEAFKEWLGMHIWKIERFAIQYGVSLEQSATVAETVFRNRFESSIELTEDDLKESSLLKSTLKMLDGMQPADLSDGLFLFEEDDELHRRLVALPEKCRVPFILNRFYNKSSKEIAEITGMTVQLAEQGVAEAIAILEEPNLDKKLEFLNRSYERFPRSYNETNIFHALVEESPLSEKKSETIIRKRPYLFWGMGASILLVLLLFITYTNSEAYQKKSAEKFIEKAGASFQKELERNSYLAGISIKDKKENLYTEWYGEETIRKFDVFINRLEGQVNRSGRIDKKKADEEYGLIVKELEVPSEMVNNLLKKPLVDDEEKSMEFMNEYFGKVTRLYQSYTNVLYENEKVIQGAEWNGEGGFDYESFTKNKSKYPQEFRQAIDGMMEQGYSLKSVPYDNYVYPEFGQPELTVVLRENLHSTMDIYISYLTGSLVDFHLSPIEEQVDLLLQTEKAALRAEGHQELYSSIFNSYTWMLYSVTGMVGQLEIRDSTGTIKEEYKEAWTRIAFNGKNSPSGHIMREVIVEMEDSGWTTSPYLDSLEYFFIEGELKQFIREMKK from the coding sequence TTGGAAGATGTAGAGAAAAGAATCCTTCAAGGGGATCAGGAAGCTTTCAAGGAATGGCTGGGCATGCATATCTGGAAGATTGAGCGATTTGCCATACAATATGGAGTCTCATTAGAACAGTCTGCAACAGTGGCGGAAACTGTATTTAGAAATAGATTTGAAAGTAGTATCGAGTTAACAGAGGATGATTTAAAAGAAAGTTCGCTTTTAAAAAGTACGTTGAAAATGTTGGATGGCATGCAACCGGCAGACTTATCAGATGGTTTATTCCTATTTGAAGAGGATGACGAACTGCACCGCAGGCTAGTTGCATTGCCAGAGAAATGCCGGGTACCTTTCATTCTCAATCGCTTCTATAATAAATCAAGTAAAGAAATTGCGGAAATAACAGGAATGACAGTGCAGCTAGCCGAACAGGGTGTTGCCGAAGCCATTGCGATATTAGAAGAGCCTAACTTGGATAAAAAACTGGAGTTTTTGAATAGATCCTATGAAAGATTTCCACGATCCTATAATGAAACGAATATATTTCACGCGTTAGTAGAGGAATCGCCATTGAGTGAAAAGAAGAGTGAAACCATTATAAGAAAGAGGCCGTACTTGTTTTGGGGAATGGGTGCGAGCATCCTGTTGGTCTTGTTGTTATTTATCACTTATACAAATAGTGAGGCCTATCAAAAGAAATCTGCTGAAAAATTCATTGAGAAGGCCGGAGCTTCATTCCAGAAAGAATTGGAGCGTAATTCATATCTGGCCGGTATTTCCATTAAAGATAAGAAAGAGAACCTTTACACGGAATGGTATGGAGAAGAAACAATTAGGAAGTTCGATGTATTCATTAACCGCCTAGAGGGGCAAGTGAATAGAAGTGGAAGGATTGACAAGAAAAAAGCTGATGAAGAGTATGGCTTGATTGTTAAAGAGTTGGAAGTACCTTCCGAAATGGTGAATAACCTATTAAAAAAGCCTTTAGTGGATGATGAAGAGAAAAGTATGGAGTTCATGAATGAGTACTTTGGGAAGGTTACTAGGCTTTACCAATCTTATACGAATGTACTCTATGAGAATGAAAAAGTAATACAGGGTGCCGAGTGGAATGGGGAGGGAGGTTTTGATTATGAGTCTTTTACCAAGAACAAATCGAAGTACCCTCAGGAGTTCCGGCAAGCGATTGATGGAATGATGGAGCAAGGATATTCACTAAAGAGTGTACCCTATGATAATTATGTGTATCCTGAATTCGGACAACCCGAACTGACTGTTGTCCTACGTGAAAACCTGCATTCTACTATGGATATTTATATATCCTATTTGACGGGATCTTTAGTTGACTTCCATCTCAGTCCAATTGAGGAGCAGGTTGACCTTCTATTGCAAACTGAGAAGGCGGCATTAAGGGCTGAAGGACACCAGGAGCTCTATTCAAGTATATTTAACTCCTACACTTGGATGTTGTATTCAGTGACAGGAATGGTTGGTCAACTGGAGATCCGTGATTCTACTGGAACTATCAAAGAGGAATATAAAGAGGCGTGGACGCGCATTGCCTTCAATGGGAAAAATTCACCTTCAGGTCACATAATGAGGGAAGTTATAGTAGAAATGGAGGACTCAGGCTGGACTACATCACCTTATCTCGATAGTCTAGAGTATTTCTTCATCGAAGGAGAATTGAAGCAATTCATAAGGGAGATGAAGAAATGA
- a CDS encoding RNA polymerase sigma factor, protein MEETDLILRAQNGEREAFAQLMDLHYRTVERFSYQCGVRLDDIPDVTQEVFIKLYRFLPQFNQQRFTTWLYKITLNTARDYYRKEGRETAKEERMKNAGQASSQQSTEFQVLLFEEDRELHESIQLLDEKYRIPLILFYFQDLTYHQIADVMNITLATVKTRIFRAKDSLKKVMDMKGGVTHGQ, encoded by the coding sequence ATGGAAGAGACCGATTTGATTCTACGTGCGCAAAACGGGGAAAGGGAGGCGTTTGCGCAATTGATGGATCTGCACTATAGAACTGTCGAGAGGTTTTCGTATCAATGCGGCGTTCGCCTTGATGATATACCGGATGTGACACAGGAAGTATTTATCAAGCTGTACAGGTTCCTGCCGCAATTCAATCAGCAGAGGTTCACGACCTGGTTATATAAAATTACGTTAAATACAGCACGTGATTACTACCGGAAAGAGGGTAGAGAGACAGCGAAAGAAGAGCGGATGAAAAATGCCGGTCAAGCATCATCACAACAATCGACCGAATTCCAAGTTCTCCTTTTTGAAGAAGACCGTGAATTGCATGAATCAATTCAGCTACTGGATGAAAAATATAGGATCCCACTTATCTTGTTTTATTTTCAAGACTTAACGTATCACCAAATTGCGGATGTCATGAATATTACATTGGCAACAGTGAAAACCCGTATTTTCAGGGCAAAAGACAGCTTGAAAAAAGTGATGGACATGAAGGGAGGGGTAACACATGGCCAATGA
- a CDS encoding DUF1871 family protein produces the protein MQTIEMNKKAILLLEEWDPFNVGRKAYELEIADVVAELQVLDHPTDLAKRIREIYEHSYELWIPIEKCMQIAYKLVAIKYEAKCIV, from the coding sequence GTGCAAACAATCGAAATGAATAAAAAAGCAATCTTGCTGCTCGAAGAATGGGATCCTTTTAATGTCGGCAGAAAAGCATATGAACTAGAAATTGCCGATGTTGTTGCAGAGCTTCAAGTTCTTGATCATCCGACCGATCTTGCAAAACGGATCCGTGAGATCTATGAACATTCTTATGAACTATGGATTCCGATAGAGAAATGCATGCAAATAGCTTATAAGTTAGTGGCGATAAAATACGAAGCAAAATGTATAGTCTAA
- a CDS encoding MalY/PatB family protein, whose translation MNEFELVIDRKNTRSVKWGNMEAIYGLEDASEVLPMWIADMDFKAPQPILAAMQERLDHGVFGYSYICAKCKDSVRTWLSSRHGWETENDWMLFHHGVVPAIATVVETFTSAGDNILITSPVYPPFFNVPGHQKRNIVECRLREENGNYSIDFDAFEKSLQQGVKLFILCHPHNPGGVVWTEEELRNILRLCKQYDVLILSDEIHADLVLPGSKHIPLAVLAEEEGGRVITCVAPTKTFNLAGVQAAVMITKEDDLREALQQSALAHGQMELNAFAASALISAYTECEEWLENLLETISSNMDYVISTVTEAVPGIQIQKPQATYLLWIDYRGTGLSEEEMMDRLLNKGKLALEPGSKYGEAGHGFLRMNVAAPRLIVEDGVARFIKAMQ comes from the coding sequence ATGAATGAATTCGAACTAGTTATTGATCGAAAAAATACCCGTTCTGTGAAATGGGGCAATATGGAAGCCATTTACGGCTTGGAAGACGCTTCTGAAGTCTTGCCGATGTGGATTGCTGATATGGATTTCAAGGCACCTCAACCAATCCTTGCAGCCATGCAGGAACGCCTGGATCATGGTGTTTTCGGATATTCATATATATGTGCAAAGTGTAAAGACTCCGTCCGGACTTGGCTTTCATCACGCCATGGATGGGAAACTGAAAATGATTGGATGCTCTTCCATCATGGCGTCGTTCCTGCAATCGCTACGGTTGTGGAGACGTTCACGAGTGCCGGAGATAATATCTTAATTACATCGCCTGTGTATCCGCCGTTCTTCAATGTACCAGGGCATCAGAAGCGGAATATTGTTGAGTGCAGACTACGCGAAGAGAACGGCAACTACTCGATCGACTTCGATGCTTTTGAAAAAAGCTTGCAGCAAGGTGTTAAGCTATTCATCTTATGCCATCCGCACAACCCAGGGGGCGTTGTTTGGACAGAAGAGGAATTGCGGAATATCCTTCGCCTTTGTAAACAATATGATGTGTTGATCCTATCCGATGAAATCCATGCAGACCTTGTCCTTCCTGGATCCAAGCATATTCCTTTAGCTGTGTTAGCAGAAGAAGAAGGCGGACGCGTCATCACTTGTGTCGCACCTACAAAAACATTCAACTTGGCGGGTGTACAGGCTGCAGTCATGATTACAAAAGAGGACGACCTTCGGGAAGCATTGCAGCAAAGTGCGTTGGCTCACGGTCAAATGGAATTGAATGCATTTGCCGCTTCAGCCCTAATTTCCGCATACACGGAATGTGAAGAATGGCTGGAAAACTTGCTCGAGACTATTTCATCCAATATGGACTATGTCATCAGTACAGTAACGGAGGCCGTTCCTGGAATCCAGATTCAAAAACCGCAAGCGACGTACTTATTGTGGATTGATTACCGAGGAACCGGACTTTCTGAAGAAGAGATGATGGACAGGCTTTTGAATAAAGGAAAACTTGCGCTCGAGCCAGGATCGAAGTATGGCGAAGCAGGCCATGGATTCCTTCGCATGAACGTTGCTGCTCCCCGGTTGATTGTTGAAGATGGAGTGGCAAGATTTATTAAAGCTATGCAATAA
- a CDS encoding peptidylprolyl isomerase gives MKKMSLSLLSVFLLLLLAACGQGDQKEQEKATNGSATTQNEDEEQDQQSDDKSSDEATNEEATTMYPQLSNEVAANEALVVMNTTMGPIKIKLFPEQAPKTVENFLTHAENGYYDGIIFHRVIKDFMIQGGDPTGTGMGGESIYGDSFEDEFTMDLFNLRGALSMANAGPNTNGSQFFIVQASTPPGTAAQLTQGGWPEEIAKAYEENGGTPHLDQKHTVFGQVIEGMDIVDKIAAAKTGRADKPVEEISIESIEIIQK, from the coding sequence ATGAAAAAGATGTCGCTATCTTTGCTGTCGGTCTTTCTACTATTGCTTCTTGCCGCTTGTGGTCAAGGTGATCAAAAAGAGCAAGAAAAAGCAACAAATGGATCGGCGACTACGCAAAATGAAGACGAAGAGCAAGACCAGCAATCTGATGACAAATCATCAGATGAAGCGACCAATGAGGAGGCCACTACTATGTATCCACAATTATCGAATGAAGTTGCAGCGAACGAAGCTCTTGTCGTCATGAATACGACAATGGGTCCAATTAAAATTAAACTATTTCCAGAACAAGCGCCAAAAACAGTCGAGAACTTTTTGACACATGCAGAGAACGGTTACTATGACGGAATCATTTTCCACCGTGTCATTAAAGATTTCATGATCCAAGGCGGCGACCCGACAGGTACAGGTATGGGCGGGGAAAGCATCTACGGTGATTCATTCGAGGATGAATTCACGATGGATCTATTCAATTTAAGAGGGGCATTGTCGATGGCGAATGCTGGCCCGAACACGAACGGCAGCCAATTTTTCATCGTGCAAGCTTCAACTCCACCAGGAACAGCAGCACAACTTACTCAAGGTGGCTGGCCAGAAGAAATCGCCAAAGCGTATGAAGAGAATGGCGGAACTCCTCACCTTGATCAGAAGCATACCGTTTTCGGTCAAGTAATCGAAGGAATGGACATTGTGGATAAAATTGCAGCTGCTAAGACAGGAAGAGCAGACAAGCCGGTTGAAGAAATTTCAATCGAGTCAATCGAAATCATCCAGAAATAA
- a CDS encoding MFS transporter has product MNVQKRNFIIIWVANFLVAGTMTMIMPFLSLYIETFGNHSDAYVQKWAGLIFGATFITALIMSPIWGRIADKYGFKPILIINGFGIAISVFMMGFVNSVETFFILRLFNGVVTGFIPTSLAFVSSQTAREEAGKKLGTLQMGSVTGTLFGPVLGGLMADAFGFQYTFIITSLSVVVAALIVLFGIKEQKKVKNEKAINYSRKTILGGLLHHRLMLNVMIVTALIQIGNFSIQPLLSLYVASLTDSQNVAFLAGLTFSAAGVGNLLFARKWGKMGDDIGYEKVLGALLLLSFIFIIPQAFVTSIWQLMICRLLFGIAIGGMIPITTALVRREAPVNIQGEVMGYNTSFRFLGNIIGPMFGGIVSGFIGISSVFILTGVLFLIGFGFLYYAKRKPVQDFEDFLAEENRQTNM; this is encoded by the coding sequence ATGAATGTACAAAAACGGAATTTCATCATCATCTGGGTCGCAAACTTCCTCGTTGCCGGTACGATGACGATGATCATGCCTTTCCTATCTTTATACATAGAAACATTCGGAAATCATTCAGATGCGTACGTCCAAAAATGGGCGGGATTGATTTTCGGGGCGACGTTCATAACAGCATTAATCATGTCACCGATTTGGGGACGGATTGCCGATAAATACGGATTTAAACCGATATTGATTATTAATGGCTTCGGAATTGCAATATCTGTCTTTATGATGGGATTCGTCAATTCTGTCGAAACATTCTTCATCCTGCGGTTATTCAACGGGGTCGTCACCGGCTTCATACCGACATCACTCGCGTTTGTTTCATCCCAGACGGCAAGGGAAGAAGCCGGTAAAAAGCTAGGGACGTTGCAAATGGGAAGTGTGACGGGGACTCTTTTTGGACCCGTGTTAGGCGGATTAATGGCAGATGCATTCGGATTCCAATATACATTCATCATCACTTCGCTTTCAGTCGTTGTGGCGGCACTGATTGTTTTGTTTGGCATTAAGGAACAAAAGAAAGTGAAAAATGAAAAGGCGATAAACTACTCAAGGAAGACGATACTTGGCGGTTTGCTTCATCACCGATTAATGCTGAATGTCATGATCGTAACCGCGTTGATCCAAATCGGGAACTTCAGCATCCAGCCGCTTCTATCGCTTTACGTGGCCAGTCTAACGGATTCACAAAATGTAGCATTTCTGGCGGGTCTGACGTTTAGTGCCGCAGGGGTCGGCAATCTTCTTTTCGCCCGGAAATGGGGGAAAATGGGGGATGACATCGGATATGAGAAAGTGCTCGGTGCTCTGCTTCTTCTATCCTTTATCTTCATCATTCCGCAGGCATTTGTCACGTCCATCTGGCAGTTGATGATTTGCCGACTTCTGTTCGGGATTGCCATCGGCGGGATGATCCCTATCACGACTGCCCTCGTCAGGAGGGAAGCTCCGGTGAATATCCAAGGGGAAGTGATGGGTTATAATACGAGCTTCCGTTTCCTCGGCAATATTATTGGACCGATGTTCGGCGGGATTGTCAGTGGGTTCATCGGCATTTCGTCCGTGTTCATTTTGACGGGAGTCCTTTTCCTAATAGGATTTGGTTTCCTCTATTATGCAAAAAGAAAGCCCGTACAGGACTTTGAAGACTTCCTAGCGGAGGAGAACAGACAAACGAATATGTGA
- a CDS encoding transglycosylase domain-containing protein, protein MKRLTSFLLILMMIPLLYFIQQGVAREWSEAQVLKNTIGETIELTEPAISIPISMTDRNGKIFAEEYVEWRQPLPLDSIPDFIQQLFLISEDQGFFEHKGYDVAAIVRAFAINARSEDMSQGASTITQQVVRMRFLTTEKTYERKFKELLYAAELEKQSSKDDILGMYLNEMFFGNQVYGIGAAATYYFNRPLDQLSPAEMAFIAAIPNNPSKYNPLRHFDLTKKRQELLLSVLSTNGVITELEAETWKQEEIVLNVKAKANKFNMYSSYVLAELEELIGHSEGFTASIAASTTQSERQSKIVALKKRTADVIADGIQIETALDPVKQKHDETSLSSLLKMKDLQAGAAVIDNTTKEIVSIYGGKGFRKGDFNRSYQAVRQPGSAIKPLLVYAPYLESGPYKESTPIDSSNICIGSYCPTNIGGYTYGMTTVKEAFRRSHNTAAVRLFRKVGIKEAFSHLTIFGFKNVTEEDYTYPAALGGFHRGVTPLELASAYSSFVDGMYSTPHAIRAVKDREGNVLYDWKDEPVRAWSPSTVGTVRTLMEDVVLNGTGKGIRYTTTYTGAKTGTTDHYKDLWVAGMNDQYTTAVWIGYDKPASIQRQSNQKIHLRAFNELLYIPK, encoded by the coding sequence GTGAAAAGACTCACGAGCTTTTTATTAATACTAATGATGATTCCCCTGCTCTATTTCATTCAGCAAGGCGTTGCCAGAGAATGGTCGGAAGCGCAGGTCTTGAAAAATACAATTGGCGAAACGATTGAACTTACCGAACCAGCCATCAGTATTCCAATATCAATGACAGATCGGAACGGCAAGATTTTTGCCGAGGAGTATGTGGAATGGAGACAGCCACTCCCGTTGGATTCCATTCCCGATTTTATTCAGCAACTATTCCTAATTAGTGAGGACCAAGGATTTTTTGAACATAAAGGGTATGATGTCGCAGCTATCGTTCGGGCATTCGCCATCAATGCGAGAAGTGAAGACATGAGCCAGGGAGCCTCGACAATTACGCAGCAAGTTGTCAGAATGCGGTTCCTGACGACAGAAAAGACATATGAACGTAAATTCAAAGAGTTGCTTTACGCGGCTGAACTTGAAAAACAGTCGTCAAAAGATGACATCCTCGGTATGTATTTGAACGAAATGTTTTTCGGCAATCAAGTATATGGAATCGGAGCAGCCGCCACTTATTATTTCAATCGTCCGCTTGATCAGCTAAGTCCTGCGGAGATGGCATTCATTGCTGCAATCCCGAACAATCCTTCCAAATACAATCCACTGCGTCATTTCGACCTAACAAAAAAGCGGCAAGAGCTTCTCTTATCCGTTCTATCAACGAACGGCGTCATTACGGAGCTGGAAGCCGAAACGTGGAAGCAGGAAGAGATCGTGTTGAATGTGAAAGCCAAGGCAAATAAATTCAACATGTATAGCTCATACGTATTAGCCGAGCTGGAAGAATTAATCGGTCATTCTGAAGGGTTCACGGCATCAATCGCAGCTTCAACGACACAAAGTGAAAGGCAATCGAAAATCGTAGCTTTGAAAAAACGGACTGCGGATGTAATCGCCGACGGAATCCAAATTGAAACGGCCCTGGATCCCGTAAAGCAAAAACATGATGAAACCTCCCTGTCTTCCCTCTTAAAAATGAAGGATCTACAAGCGGGTGCAGCAGTGATTGATAATACAACGAAAGAAATTGTGAGTATATACGGGGGAAAAGGTTTTCGCAAAGGGGACTTCAACAGGTCCTACCAGGCTGTCAGACAGCCCGGCTCTGCTATAAAGCCATTGCTTGTCTACGCCCCTTATCTTGAAAGCGGACCTTACAAGGAGAGTACACCAATCGACAGCAGCAATATTTGCATCGGTTCATACTGCCCCACGAATATTGGCGGCTATACGTACGGGATGACGACCGTGAAGGAAGCATTCCGACGTAGTCATAACACAGCGGCAGTGCGTCTGTTCCGTAAAGTTGGGATTAAAGAAGCTTTTAGTCATTTAACAATCTTCGGCTTTAAAAATGTAACCGAAGAGGATTACACCTACCCCGCCGCTCTTGGCGGATTCCATAGAGGAGTGACACCTCTCGAACTCGCTTCCGCATATTCCAGTTTCGTTGATGGCATGTATTCAACTCCCCACGCAATCAGAGCTGTGAAGGACCGGGAAGGGAATGTGCTATACGACTGGAAAGACGAACCGGTGAGAGCCTGGTCCCCCTCGACCGTTGGGACAGTTCGCACTTTAATGGAAGACGTCGTATTGAACGGGACCGGAAAAGGAATCCGCTATACGACAACGTATACAGGCGCTAAAACAGGAACGACAGACCACTACAAAGACTTGTGGGTTGCTGGAATGAACGATCAGTACACAACAGCCGTATGGATCGGATACGACAAACCCGCCTCCATCCAACGTCAAAGCAACCAGAAAATACACCTGCGCGCTTTTAATGAATTATTATATATTCCAAAATGA
- a CDS encoding DUF5366 family protein, with protein MRNPYLYGYLPFLTIILFSLTFGVYMVSASIVFFGQIGLYAGMREFLTDTQLRLFLLVIYSLAFFMMFSALKLIAETIHETAMLFFSIDAVGESYSEAKSGNLIYFIGALASVGGIQSVKILLAVFLLTTFVYFIFTMFKLSKFMTMPSMVGLLVFEILVWGIFLTGIIYIVLKLYNGVLASLPVV; from the coding sequence TTGAGAAATCCTTATCTTTATGGCTATTTGCCGTTTTTGACCATTATTCTTTTCAGTTTAACGTTCGGTGTCTATATGGTGAGTGCATCGATTGTTTTCTTCGGCCAGATCGGTCTTTATGCAGGCATGCGGGAATTTCTGACGGATACACAGCTGCGCCTTTTTCTTCTTGTCATTTATTCGCTTGCTTTTTTTATGATGTTTTCGGCGTTGAAGCTAATTGCGGAAACAATTCATGAAACAGCGATGTTGTTCTTTTCGATTGATGCGGTAGGGGAGTCGTATAGTGAAGCGAAAAGCGGTAATCTCATCTATTTTATTGGTGCGCTTGCTTCGGTAGGCGGGATACAGTCGGTGAAGATTCTGCTGGCGGTTTTCCTGTTGACGACATTTGTCTACTTTATCTTTACTATGTTCAAGTTGAGCAAGTTCATGACGATGCCGAGCATGGTAGGTTTGTTGGTTTTTGAAATTCTTGTTTGGGGCATCTTTTTAACTGGTATCATTTACATAGTGTTGAAGCTTTATAACGGGGTTCTTGCGAGTCTTCCGGTGGTATAA